AAAGAAGAGTTTTGGGCTACCAAACTCTTCTTTTCGCTGACTTATTGATGCTTTCTTTAATTTTGAATGAACGGGTTTTAAAAGCAATATTGATTTTTACCTGCCCGCTTTGCCCTATACATGGCTGTATCTGCATATTTTTGTAATTCGTACAAGGTACAACCATTAACACCTATTTGGGAAATCCCAATGGAAGCAGTTATTTGTAGTTGCTTGCCTTGGACTTCAATAGGTTGTCCTAATATATGGGTTAGGCTTGTTGCAAGCTCTTTTGTTTCTTTATAACTTAAACCTGGTAATACTATGGAAAATTCATCTCCACCTAAACGTGCAACCAATCCTCGATGTGCAACGTTTGAAACCATTCGCTTTGCCGTTTCTTTAATCACTTCATCACCACTCTGATGTCCATACTGATCATTAATTTCTTTAAATTCGTCTAAATCAATAATCATCAAAAAGAGTTTAGACTGTTGTCTTAAGGCATTCTTAATATGTTCATTGGCTTTTTCACGAAACGATATACGGTTCGCCACTTGTGTCAGCTCATCGTGAAAGGCTAAAAAATGAATACGTTTCTCTGTCTTTTCTTTCTCTAATGCAATTCCGACTAAGGAAGAAAATTGATGAAAAATATCCAACTCCTCTTGAGTAGGCGCCTTAGACTGTTGACTATAGATTGCAAATGTACCCAATAGTTCTTTTTTAGAGGAGAGGATTGGCACCGACCAACAGGAACGAAGGTTTTCATTAAGCGCGAGATTTCTGTGATTTTCCCAAAAAGGACTCGTTTCAATATCTTCCACAATCACGCGTTTTTTGTAATAGGCTGCTGTACCACATGATCCCTCATTTGGTCCTACGTCCACTAGTTGGATCCCTTGCTGATATTCTATAGAAAGGCTAGGGGCAGCTATTAAAGTTAACTGATTGGTTTCTTCCTTGTATTCAAGGACACTACAAAAATAACCATTCATGAGATGTTCCACAGTTACACAGAACTCATTGATCATGTCTTTATAAGGCCAGCCAGTTGCAATCTTCACTAATAGGTTGTTCTGTAGCTGTAAGAGCTGCTCGGTCCGGTCTTTCTGTTGAATATGCTGATCAATCATCATGATGTCTGAAAGATAATGAGCTAAATCCTGGAGTAATTCGATTTGATCGTCAGAAAACATATAGGGTTCTGAATCAATCGCACATAATGTACCTATTACACTGCCATTATTTCCTAGGATTGGTGCTCCCAGATAGCTTTTAAAAATCTTTGTTAGTTCCATTTCTTTTGTTTTAGGGTCTTCTAATAGGTTGGGTATGGATAGTGGTTCACGACCACCTTTTGCTGTAAGCATTCAGTAAGTTTCTTCAAAGTTGATTTCCGTCCCTGCTTGTATGAGATTACTATTCTTATTAAAAGCATTCACCACTCTATTTGTTTTCCCATCATTAAGAGCGATAAAGAATGTATTAGTTCCAAACACACGAGACATGGTGTTAAACACCTTAGTCGTAGCATCATATAATCTTTGAGAATACATAAACATCCGATTCCTCTCCCCATAACATCAATAACATAAAATCCCTTTGCTTTTGTTTCCATTATGGTAAACTATGCTATTCTATTTCTTCCATTATAATCTTTGGAAAAATAATTTTATACCTATAAGGTTAGGTCCCGTTTATATTGGAGACTTTTTCACACTTGTTTATTGATTATCTTCCTTAAGCTCTGTATAAATGACTAACCGATCGATATGTCCACCTTGTTTTCGATCAAATGTTCCTGTACATGTAATAAGGTTTAACATCCTTCTAGACGTGTACCCAAAAATTTCGAATACGGGAGCATTGTCCTTAGGGAATATCTTTTTGTCTCTAACAATAAATGTTAAATTCTCCCCTTGTTCTCCTGTTACGATGACTTCATCACCTACTTGTAACTTTTCTAAGTGAAAGAATATAGCTGGCCCTGTTTTGCTGTCAACGTGTCCGGCCAATACTGCATTTCCTCGGTCACCTGGCTTTGTACCTGGCTCGAACCATCCAACTTCCATATAATCTGTAGGTACTCCCATTTGGCCATTTTCTAATAAACCTACGTTCATCACCTTTGCATGAACCTCGATCGCCGGGATGGAAAGAGAAGTAGGAATGACACCCACCTCTTGATCACGGATGATTGGTTCTTTACTTGTACCAAAAGTAGATGGTTGACTTGTTGCTTGATCAGTCTTGCTTTCTATTAATTTCTTACTATTTACTTCTATACCACTGGGATTCGAAGCATGTATTTGACTAGCATTCTCTTTAGTAATGGGAATTTGTTCTTGGGTACAACCCGCTAATAATAGGAGGGATAAAAGGAAGAGTAACCGTAACATATCTATACTCCTTTCTTATATAAAGAAAAGAGAGGGGAAACCTCTCTTTTCCTATCTTATTATTAATTCGTGGTTTTTTTACGAATCACAATACCTGCTGCAATTGCTGTCGCTAATAATCCAACCATCATCCATACCAAATTCATTTGATCCTGAGCCGTACCGCCCATACCTGTTTTAGGCATATCTGTCGGCATTTTCACCTCAAATTTTTCAGGGAACTGATCAACAAATGCTCCTGATAATGCTTTTGAAGATCCAAACATGTGAGCATATGCGCCTCGAACTGACTCGTATGTTGCGTCGTAGTCTTTACTTACGTAGCTGTCAAATGCAGCAACTAATTGATCCACGTGCATTTGAAGCCCTTCAGCTAGAACGTCTGCTGGAACGCGGCCGTCGGTAG
This region of Bacillus mesophilus genomic DNA includes:
- a CDS encoding diguanylate cyclase domain-containing protein, with the translated sequence MLTAKGGREPLSIPNLLEDPKTKEMELTKIFKSYLGAPILGNNGSVIGTLCAIDSEPYMFSDDQIELLQDLAHYLSDIMMIDQHIQQKDRTEQLLQLQNNLLVKIATGWPYKDMINEFCVTVEHLMNGYFCSVLEYKEETNQLTLIAAPSLSIEYQQGIQLVDVGPNEGSCGTAAYYKKRVIVEDIETSPFWENHRNLALNENLRSCWSVPILSSKKELLGTFAIYSQQSKAPTQEELDIFHQFSSLVGIALEKEKTEKRIHFLAFHDELTQVANRISFREKANEHIKNALRQQSKLFLMIIDLDEFKEINDQYGHQSGDEVIKETAKRMVSNVAHRGLVARLGGDEFSIVLPGLSYKETKELATSLTHILGQPIEVQGKQLQITASIGISQIGVNGCTLYELQKYADTAMYRAKRAGKNQYCF
- a CDS encoding class F sortase, coding for MLRLLFLLSLLLLAGCTQEQIPITKENASQIHASNPSGIEVNSKKLIESKTDQATSQPSTFGTSKEPIIRDQEVGVIPTSLSIPAIEVHAKVMNVGLLENGQMGVPTDYMEVGWFEPGTKPGDRGNAVLAGHVDSKTGPAIFFHLEKLQVGDEVIVTGEQGENLTFIVRDKKIFPKDNAPVFEIFGYTSRRMLNLITCTGTFDRKQGGHIDRLVIYTELKEDNQ